DNA sequence from the Planifilum fimeticola genome:
GGACTGGTCGGCATCGCCGAGGTGGTCCACCCGATGATCGAAGGGATACAGGACATGGAGATAAAGGGCATCCACCGCTTTCCCCGGACCATTCCCTACGAATGGTTCAGACACCTTCCCGAATACCGGGAAACCCAGGCGGCCCGGCTCAGACACCGGGGAACCCTGTTCAGCCTGACGGAGCCCTTTGTCCGCCGGGTGCGGGAGCTGTTGGAGGAAATGGGCGATTCCAGGGGTGCGCGGTTATTGGGAGGGGAGGCGGAGAGATGAGGAAGCCGCGAGAGGGCAGAGCCTGCTTCACTTTTTTCGAAAT
Encoded proteins:
- a CDS encoding EVE domain-containing protein, with protein sequence MDDHCERVDKPVHVWMMISSDKYSFRWDHILRTGGSVEWSGRRVLSNFKRAGEGDRILCYQTGVREKGLVGIAEVVHPMIEGIQDMEIKGIHRFPRTIPYEWFRHLPEYRETQAARLRHRGTLFSLTEPFVRRVRELLEEMGDSRGARLLGGEAER